A portion of the Sabethes cyaneus chromosome 3, idSabCyanKW18_F2, whole genome shotgun sequence genome contains these proteins:
- the LOC128739323 gene encoding uncharacterized protein LOC128739323 produces the protein MADQEEQRLDYYFQEDARTVISLTFLFPDNVRKMVKNWMTTFYSMGTNFIDKQTRNQYLAYMLMQLEVKRGLSKPFDQPAPDHIHEPLAKKVDPDDYIKFFEKCEKYYLVKKRSGENPAVPEEHRMNPAEFLHRLPTITSGVVAYGACFSKDTQ, from the exons ATGGCCGATCAGGAGGAACAGCGTTTGGATTATTATTTCCAGGAAGATGCACGGACGGTGATTTCGTTAACATTTCTGTTTCCTGACAATG TGCGCAAAATGGTGAAAAATTGGATGACTACATTTTACAGCATGGGTACAAATTTCATTGATAAACAAACGCGAAACCAGTATCTGGCATACATGCTGATGCAATTGGAAGTAAAACGAGGTCTTTCAAAACCATTCGACCAACCTGCCCCGGATCATATACATGAACCACTGGCGAAAAAAGTG GATCCTGACGATTATATCAAATTTTTCGAGAAGTGTGAAAAATACTATTTGGTAAAGAAACGCTCCGGGGAAAATCCCGCTGTTCCGGAGGAACATCGTATGAATCCGGCCGAATTCCTGCATCGCTTACCAACTATCACCTCAGGCGTGGTTGCATATGGTGCTTGCTTCAGTAAAGACACCCAGTAA